A part of Liolophura sinensis isolate JHLJ2023 chromosome 1, CUHK_Ljap_v2, whole genome shotgun sequence genomic DNA contains:
- the LOC135461748 gene encoding N-acetyllactosaminide beta-1,6-N-acetylglucosaminyl-transferase-like — MDFTEEIMTAVGHSLGWYSLGGVVAMCSYSLRGIAAILGCNITVSLVILSLSWDENSIQDTKHSSGSQWPFSNITVHGVSCSKLMAADEGELDRAHSMMAGHPEIFSFTSTAVFADVAESCAEFVRRRSYITDTLTSEEKDFPIAFSLLVYKDIVQVERLLRAVYRPQNFYCFHVDKKANLDFNNHLENIVYCFDNVFIAPTSVDVEWGAFNVIEAELICIKELLKYRWKYFINLTGQEFPIKTNLQLVKILKRFEGANDIQGSLKRRNIHRTLSREPAPHGITLTKGSVHIAAVRGFVEFLTNDQRAQDFLLWLNGTYVPDETFFSSLNYSPNLAAPGGYRGSFEEMENRPSMSRYKLWFPSLCHGKWQRGICIFNVGDLHYMAESNQLFANKFEQDYGQIAYSCLEEWHRNRTRDEYFGLYAFDSDIYRTLL, encoded by the exons ATGGATTTCACAGAAGAAATAATGACAGCTGTGGGGCATAGCTTAGGCTGGTACTCGCTAGGAGGAGTTGTTGCAATGTGTTCCTACTCTCTGCGGGGGATAGCGGCCATTCTCGGCTGTAATATTACAGTGTCACTCGTTATTCTATCACTGTCCTGGGACGAGAACTCTATACAAGACACAAAACACTCTTCAGGTAGTCAGTGGCCGTTTTCAAATATAACCGTCCATGGTGTCAGCTGTTCAAAGTTAATGGCGGCTGATGAAGGAGAACTGGACAGGGCTCATTCCATGATGGCTGGTCACCCTGAGATATTCTCCTTCACCTCAACAGCAGTGTTCGCGGACGTCGCAGAGAGCTGTGCAGAGTTTGTTCGCCGCAGATCTTATATCACTGACACCCTAACGAGCGAGGAGAAAGACTTTCCCATCGCCTTCAGCCTTCTCGTGTACAAGGACATTGTCCAAGTGGAGCGGCTACTCCGTGCCGTGTATCGCCCGCAGAATTTCTACTGTTTCCACGTGGACAAGAAAGCGAACCTGGACTTTAACAACCATCTTGAGAATATAGTATATTGCTTTGATAACGTCTTCATTGCACCGACCTCAGTTGACGTGGAATGGGGCGCTTTCAACGTCATCGAAGCTGAACTGATTTGCATAAAGGAATTACTGAAGTATAGATGGAAATACTTCATAAATCTGACTGGTCAGGAATTTCCGATAAAAACAAACCTGCAGCTTGTAAAAATCCTCAAAAGGTTTGAAGGTGCAAACGATATTCAAGGCTCCCTAAAGCG GAGGAATATCCATCGTACCTTGTCCCGAGAGCCAGCCCCTCACGGCATAACCCTAACAAAAGGCTCTGTCCACATAGCGGCAGTTCGCGGATTTGTGGAGTTCCTCACTAATGACCAACGGGCCCAAGATTTCCTCCTTTGGCTAAATGGAACTTATGTCCCAGATGAGACCTTCTTTTCATCACTCAACTACAGTCCCAATCTGGCAGCCCCGGGTGGATACAGAG gAAGCTTTGAGGAGATGGAAAACAGACCGAGTATGTCCCGATACAAGCTATGGTTCCCATCACTCTGTCATGGGAAATGGCAAAGAGGCATCTGTATATTTAACGTGGGAGATCTTCATTACATGGCTGAGTCAAATCAACTTTTCGCAAACAAGTTTGAACAAGATTACGGACAAATTGCCTACAGCTGCTTGGAAGAATGGCATCGGAATCGAACAAGAGACGAATATTTTGGGCTCTATGCATTTGATTCAGACATTTACAGGACACTTTTATAG